Genomic window (Trichomycterus rosablanca isolate fTriRos1 chromosome 27, fTriRos1.hap1, whole genome shotgun sequence):
TATGGCCTGCAGAGGATGTGGGGCTCCCTGGGTTGGGGTCTGGCCATGCTTTCTGTAGGCATCTGGCTTGATCACACCTACCTCATCTACCTCATAGACGGTGTGGTCGGCTGTGTATTGCCCGAATTCAAGAACTACCAGATCGCCTTCGTCATCTTCAGCGTGCTCATGGTTGCTGCACTGATCGCTGCTACACAGTTCGAATTTGACACTCGAAGGTCAGAGGAGCTGGACCGGACTGAGAGCACACAAGAGTTCCGTTACCTGGAACTTCTGCAGCTTCTGTGTGGTGTACGCTACAGTACAGTTTTGTTTGTGGCCTGGTTCATGGGATTTGGCTACGGTTTCGTGTTTACCTTCCTCTACTGGCACCTGCAGGACCTAAACGGGACGTCCACACTGTTCGGGGTGTGTTCGATTCTGAGCCATGTGTCCGAGCTAGCCGCCTACTTTACCAGCCACAAACTGATTGAACTAGTGGGTCATATAAGGTAAGTGTAATAGTGCAATGTTAGAAATTCTTACTGATAGCCGTGCCACCCAGTGTAAACAGTTtagccatccatccaatccGTTTTGGCCACCATTCCACTAATTCAATCAGCTACATCCATCCAATGTTAGATGCTTGAATGATGCTTgaatgatgttttttttatttttttattagaagTGTCTTAACACCTTTTTTGTGCTTTACATTGTGTAATTTTCCTCACTTGTCtgcatttctgtatttttaaaaggGTGCTGTATATCGGACTGGCATGTAACACTGCACGCTACCTCTACATCTCTTACTTGACCAATGCCTGGACTGTGCTCCCTATGGAGATACTGCAAGGTAAACCACTATTACAGGCATATAATgttctctgtctatctatctatctatctatctatctatctatctatctatctatctatctatctatctatctatctatctatctatctatctatctattatatgTATGTCTTtctcagatagacagacagacagataatggatagatagacagacacactatatctgtctgtctgtctgtctgtctgtctgtctgtctatctatctatctatctatctatctatctatctatctatctatctatctatctatctatctatctatctatctatctatctatctatctatctatctatctatctaccttatTCTCTTaatcacagagcaggttttagaGCAGTCAGGTTTTAAAGGTCTTGCTTTAGGCCCAAACTTTGGCTCTAGGTTCATTATCATTGTTATGTCAGTCATGAAATCTGAATCTGAAAACTTAAAATCCCCAAAAATTTgatcattatttaaaaacatgtacATATTAAAATATTGCCTTTATTTATACTGcctcaacattaaaaccacctccttgtttctacactcactgtccattttattagctccacttaccatatagaagcactactgactgtagtctatctgtttctctgcatgctttgttagccccctttcatgccgttcttcaatggtcacgacccccacaggaccactacagagtaggtattatttaggtggtggatcattctcagcactgcagtgacactgacatggtggtggtgtgttggtgtgtgttgcgctggtatgagtggatcagacacagcagcgctgctggagtttttaaacaccgtgtccactcactgtccactctattagacactcctacctagttggtccaccttgtagatgtaaagtcagagacgatcgctcatctattactgctgtttgagttggtcatcttctagactggtggactattctcagtccagaagggacagtgaggtgtttaaaaactccatcagcgctgctgtgtctgatccactcataccagcacaacacacactaacacaccaccaccatgtcagtgtcactgcagtgagagtgatccaccaactatgtggcggtcctgaccattgaagaacagcattaaaggggcctaacaaagtatgcagtgaaacagatggactacagtcagtaattgtagaactacaaagtgcttctatatggtaagtagagctgataaaatggacagtgagtgtagaaacaaggaggtggttttaatgttatggctgatctttgtatatttaataatagaAATGAAAGTGTTTTGATGCTTGTTTCCCTCCTTTCACtgttgaatgaatgaaagtatGAGCGTCTGTATCTGTGGGGTGTGGATGCACTATTGTTCGtcactgggtgtgtgtgtgtatgcatgtattACCCAAAAGGAAAGACGAGAATGTTGATTTAGAGCAGGTTGTGTAGCATTTAACACAGATCACAAGATATGTAATCTTGTCTCCCAAAGGATACGTCACatattcatgcatttatttgttatcactgttttatcctggtcagggtcactgtgagtctgattcactgggtgaaaggaagaaaacacccagacagatagacagtccatgacagggcagacatacacacacacacacgttcacatAAAGTAAAGTCACTCATATTTTTAACCTATTAATTTAAAGCTGTCTGTACTGTTCTGCTATAATGTAAGAAGCTTAAAAGTATTTTGCTTATTGCAGGTGTGACTCATGCCTTAGTGTGGGCCGCGTGTATCTCATACCTCAGTGCCGCTGTCCCCCCTGCATTGCGCACATCAGCTCAGGGAATCCTACAGGGTCTCCACCTCGGCCTGGGAAGAGGATGCGGGGCCATGCTGGGTGGAGTTATGGTCAACTATTTTGGTATGAATCTTAAAAGATACCTACACATGTAAACAAAGGGTCAGAAGCATATATATAATAGTctagccaatccgctgctggggaccacGTCGTggtccacacactcactctgatgtgtgcgcagtccaccagtctcttcttattctcccatagCTCGGTGGATTTACACGAGGCTGTTTTCgggcacagagagccacacccggatctctgtgctcctccactttctgtacaggcgccctgggcaaccaaggtcgttacacagcgttgataaccccaacccttagtctggtctttcccacccagcagactggaagccagtgttgtctgctgcaggtattAGCCAACTGTGCCTTCTAGAGGACGCCCAGCCAACTGGTACCATTGTTAACTTTAgttgtatttaaattaaaaagaaaaaaatgaggaCTGTCCATACTGTACTAGACTTTTTATTTTGCCCCCTGTGTGCcagattcccccccccccccccaattttcttcccaatcTATTCGTatacaattaccctgattgcattacgctttacCTCtgctgatacaaccctccactgacacacgccccctccgacacgtgctcagtaccgactgcctcttttcacctgcacgaggcgagttcatatgcggatcagccttgtgcacagatgGTCCCGTACTGACATAGCCCCAGTTCTCTTGAGTTTCGGACCTTCACCATAATAATCAACAGGATAACAAGAAGAATTATGTTCTGTCTTTTACACTGtagtttatttgtaatttatagGTACATGATCCAAAAGTTTCACTTGTTTTAGTAAgtctttttgttttgtatttgcaGGCCCTGCTGAGACATTTCGAGGGATTGGGATGACCTCACTTGTTATCCTTCTTCTTtttgcttttatccagagtaTCACTGAGAAGGATGAGCATGAAGGTCAGTGATGtgctataattttttttattaatttcttttaaaaaaacggTAGGGTTTGGTTTATATAGATGGTAATCATGATGTATGGGTTAATAGCTGTAACAGGTTAATAGCTGTTAACAGCTGTAACATGGTGAGTGCAGTGTAAGTGTGTAATTTGGTATGTACAGCCTTACATGGTAAATAGAAAGTACACTCTGCTTTTATCCCCCAGTACACAGTAGCAAATCAGTTCACATATTGTCACTGTGGTGTTAGAAGGTCCATTTGTTTTGAACCAGAATACAGcagtacctttaaactcaacgtcaattggttctgggagtggcgttgagtttaaaaggtgttgagtttcaaggtattttttccccataaggatgtatgggaaacctgttaatgtgttccatggtcttaCTAggcagttaaatacatcacttGTTGTTGCTTATGCACACAGTCATCTGTCATTCTAATCAATCTCAAACAGACTAATATTGAGGAAGGATGGGGATTCTATTTGTGATTTTTGTGCACTGAAAGActcattttttataaatatagatGAACTATGTATGATACCAAAACATTGTAGATGacattgtagaaaaaaaaaaaatacgaaTACGAATATGATGCCATTACACTATTAGGTTTCTGTCATATCATAACAAGCCTTAGTATCATCAATCAGTACTTATGTTCAGTTTCTTTATTCCTTTATTCCTCAGAGAACAAGATGCTTGCTGAGAACATTCCAGTCCCCTCCAGCCCGGTTCCCATTGCTACTATAGACCTGGTGCCGAACACAGGCATGGGAACCCCTATAGTCAACCAGGAACCTAAACCCCCTTTCCGAAAAACCCGCCATCAGGATGAGCTGGAAGACGGCACCAAGCCGGCCTGGGCCCTCAGCGTGTCACCATGGGTCACCATTACTTTTGCCATTGTCCAGATCAAAGAGCTGATCGTCATTATGAAGACACAACCACTTACAGAAAGCCAACCTCTTCAGGTAACAGAGGGCTTATAAAATAGCAGTTTAGCTATTGTAAAGGTTTATATGATTATTTGGATGACATAAGTATTGggttctgtgtttgttttgcaTGCTTTCATTAGAAACAGcaaggtaagtgtgtgtgtgtctgtgtgtgtctgtgtatgtgcatgtctgCCTACATCAAAACTAAACCTTGACTGTGTTTAATTGATCACCTCATCAatgataaactaaataaaaaatattacaaccccaaatcagaaaaagttgggacagtatggaaaatgcaaataaaattacattgaaCCCaagatttcatgttttgtctgctcaacttcatttcatttaatatacctccattcctgcatttcatgcctgcaacacattccaaaaaaagttgggacgaaggcaatttagagcaagtaatgaggtgaaaatactaaataatggTGTGATTCCAAAtgggtgattgtaatcatggtttggtacaaaagcagcatccaggaaaggctgcatctttgatgagcaaagatggtcagaggatctccagattggaagggatttgcatatttctccctctacagtgcataatattattaaacgattcaaaGGATCggaaggaattttagtgcgtgaAGGCCAaggggtgcaagcttaagctgaacgcctgtgatcttcaatccctcagacggcactgcatcaagaacctccactcaacaatagctgatataaccacatgggtgagggattactttggcaaacctttgtcaagcactacaatacagagttacatgcacagatgccacttaaaactttactgtgcaaaatagaagccttatgttaaccatgtccagaagcggtgtcaacttctctgggcttggaggcatctaggatggaccatcacacagtggaaacatgtattgtggacaaaaaggaccatccagactgttatcagcaacaaatccgaaagccagggtctgtcatgtttttttttattatttgcattgtccatgcagtcccaactttttctgatttggggttgtattttttttactggtGTATATAACTGTAAGACATTCAACCAAGTACAATATATCAAATGCTAGAAGCAAGCTCCAGACTGCTGTTCACAAGGTCCCCAGATATTGGCATATTAAAGGGCACcctgcctcaaaaaaacatccAATCCATATGGTTCAGAACAATATTGATGCATATTTACCTGTGCTATTTATCATTCTCTCTAGGATCGAGATGATATTTCTCCAGACTCCAATGCTGAGGAGGTTTTTCCCAGGAATAATGCTCAGGCTGAAGGTCTTCACAGCGGGACTCATGCCCTGCAGGATGGGGTGTCTTTTGAGGCCTCCACATAATGAGCAGGCAACTGCTTCCTCTTACTGCAGCTCTCCTAATCTCTAATCTCTAATAGAGACTGTTTAGTCTACAGCTCGGTTATAATTGGGACAGTGTGAAATGCACATAGCAACTGTAAGCTGTAATTACTAATTCcagtttaaactgtatttaaactaaatgattcattcattgtcGTCGGACGCTTTTTCTTGACAGGGTCGCACCAGGTCTGGAAACAGTTATTATTGCAATGCAGTAATACAGGAATTTGGATTTTGTCATTTGAGCACAGCATCATGTAAGGATATACTTCATAcagatatacaccaatcagccataacattaaaaccacctccttgtttctacactcactgtctattttatcagctccacttaccatatagaagcacttttagttctacaattactgactgtagtccatcagtttctctacatacttgtttagcccgctttcaccctgctcttcaatggtcaggaccccaacagtccagcagtgacagtgaggtatttcaAAACttcattagcgctgctgtgtctgatccactcacaccagcacaacacacactaacacaccaccaccatgtcagtgtcactgaagtgctgagaatgacccaccacccaaataatacctgctctgtggtggtcctatgggggtcatgaaagggggctaacaaagcatgcagagaaacagatggactacagtaagtaattgtagaactacaaagtgcgtctatatggtaagtggagctgataaaatggacagtgagtgtagaaacaaggaggtggttttaatgttatggctgatcggtgtatttatctGTAGGCCACTGCTGATGGCACATACTAATCAATAGCACAAATGACGTCTGTGGAAGTGTGTCCTTTCTGTAGCTATTTACAGACTTGCctttcagtcatttatttggATTTCTGTAGGTGGgtgtaaattttttattatatggataaagattaaaacataaattgttacagattttttaaaattgtaaacaTAAAGACAGCATTTAGATTCAAACACCATGATGCTGTGTCTCACTACACTGTTACACTGTGTCTGTATTGCGGGTCAAATTTGTCAAAAATAGTGGATTGACTTTGTGTATTGTTTCACTTCTATTAAAGGACTCGTCAGGaatgttcttatttatttactttttcttttggctgctcctgttcTTAGAGGTCACCACAGCTGGTCTGGTACAGTTTTATGTCTGATGCCCTCCCAGATGCAACACTAATCCGACCTTTTCTCATCTTTATTTGTAGGTACAGCTTGTAAGAAACTTAGAACTTGGACTTAGAAACTATTAATActgttcatctggacacaagtttgttgtagagttatgtttcgtcactcattcaagtgacttcttcagtctgagctggtgttgaataccccgaccttatatgcagttgatttgcatgaaTGCaaatggagcctatcccagcttttcaatgggcgcagggcacacagtaacaccctggacgaagcgccagtccatcgcagggcagacacacacacattcacctctagggcaattcagtctctccaatgaacctgactgcatgtttttggactgtgggaggaaaccagagctcccagaggaaacccacgcagacacggggagaacatgtaaattccgcacagaaaggacccggaccggcccgcctggggatcgaacccaggaccttcttgctgtgaggcgacagttctacccaccgagccaccatgccgcccatagctaattacaataattaataattattgtatATGATTGTATGAAAAACATCTAACTGAAAATCAATTgaagttatttaaataaatttgtttcttttacaaaaAGCCATAAAAGTGCAATGAAAAGGAtacattgttttgttattatataattggtTCTGAACAAAAACCTCAGACTTAGTTCatcatagatagatagtattATACAGTAGTTTTATAAGTATaaaccatgtctgtacagactgctcctctcacatcttacatgcacaccGGTATCACCTGCGGTTTAGCGTTGCCTCATCGATGACAAGTGGCACGTGATTCGACCAATCAGCATCGTGTATTGTATTTATCTTACCAATAGAATTCCAGGGCGTTGACTCTCAGCCAGTGAGGAGCATCTTTGTTCAGCGGATACGGGAGGCTGGGGTTGTTCGTTTCCAAATTTCGGAGTCGACTCCAATTTCGAGTCAAGCTGGAGAATCGACTCCTAAAATATagtaaaacaattatttttactACTAACCCAATTTCCAAACTTTAGTCATATTAGTCCATAATTTCTATTAGTTCAATTTCATTGCTTAAATTTAGCATAGAGTGTAAGTTATGCTCAgttattattttgtgtattttaatataataaagttaGCCAATAAACGGTAAATACTACGCATACATTTGTGCATAACTTATTTATTACGTAAAAACAACTAGATGTGGAGTTGCAGCGTTCAAACTATATTGTCGAAATGTAGTGTTCAGTGAGTCGACTTCTAGGTAGAGAATCAAACTGAATCAATTTGTGGAATCGATTACAAGCTTCGAAGTTTTCGATTCTAGCTTTCCAGTGCTGAACCGACTCCTGGCTCTTCGGGAAACCGGCATACATCACAAAAGAACGCGACACTTAATACTATATTATTTACCAGAATTGTCTTATTTTCTGTTGCTTTATATATACACTCGAGCGACACGACACCGAAATGTTTAAACTGAGAGGTTCTGTAGTTTTAAGGGAGCTGCTTAAACCGTGTCTGAGGCGACATTTTTCTGATATTTCCAGAATTAAGACGACACGAAACCCGAGCTATAGTGTCAGAGCTCTAACTGGGAAATGTCGACCATCCGCGAACGCTTGGCTTCAAACCAGTCGTTACCTGTGCACGAGAGCGGACACGGACCAACCGAAGGACGGGACAGATGCCACAGAGAAGTAAGCGTCATTAGCACTGTGGCTAAACATTATGTTAGCCGGTATGCTAACGGGTCAGAAATTCAGTCATTTCGttattatataaacaatatGACAAAAAATATGTGGTAACATGGCCATGAATTTGTCATAAACATCCTTTTCCAAAACTATAGTCATTAGTATGGAGTCGCCACACGTCCTGAGTCTGTATGAGCCTTCAGTTTAAAGGTAAATGGAACAGTGTTCTTCTGTCAAGGTCATGAAGAAAACCCAAATTGTTTCCATTGACTGAAAGTAAATTTGTCCATGTAATTTGAGAACCAACAAAAGCAGTTCTGTCATGAATTAGAAACTGCTGAAATATGGGTGTCCACGGTCAACATAGCTTTACATCGAAATGGTGAATGGTTAATAAGTGATGAGCAAGAGCAAAGCACCATGTCATTACGTTAATGTACAGCTTGCTTgcctgtggacagtgtcacttaTCTAATCATCCAGAAAAATCAACATACAGAATAAGATGACAGGTTTTAaataggtgcagtcaaactagccctggtTTTTATTGACACAGAGAACCTCCAGCTGTTAACAACACAATAACTAACTAGGAATTAGCGGCCATGCCCTTTTTTCAGTAAGCAATTTTGATCATATTTAtcaaaatataatatacaccaatcagccataacatttctCCACACACtctcaattttatcagctccacttaccatatagaagcactttgtagttctacaattactgcctgtagtccatctgtttctctacatacctttttagcctgctttcaccctgttcttcaatggccaggacccccacagatcaggtattatttaggtggtggatgattctcagcactgcagtgacactgacatggtggtggtgtgttagtgtgtgttgtgctggtatgagtggatcagacagcaatgctgatggagtttttaaacacctctctgtcactgctggactgagaatagtccaccaaccataaatatatccagctaacagcaccccgtgggcagcgtcctgtgaccactgatgaaggtctagagcaggggtcggcaaccttttttgtacactgtgccaataaaaaaaaattaattgaaaATGAAGTACTCAGTGTGACATTAGTCATATAACACAAACAGTTGATGTGTATGTGACATAAACCaattaatcagctaattaaactTACATGTCAGTGTGATCCTTGTCCCTGACTTTCTCTGCAAAGATGATCTATCTGTGGTGTATATGAGGTGACTTTGTGCTGAACACAGTTCTCAGAGTGGTCTGCAGTAAGCCTGCTTCGTGAGGGGTTGAGGATGGAATTCATGTGTGAGAAGATCTGCTCACACAGATATGTTGATCCAAAGACTGACAGCATCGCCAACGCAACCTTCTTCAAACAGTCATATTTTTCTGGCAGTGATGTCCAACACATGAACAGGGACTGTGCATTTTCTTTAGATGTTTCAAGTGAAGTCCGCAGTTCACAGAACTTCATTGTCCACAGAGATGAGCTCTGAAAGTCAATCAgctgcatttcaaaaccatCAATGCCTATCCATTGGAAAATTGACAAGTCCATGTCTTTCACACTAAGTTTGTCCGGATGAATGAGAAAGGAAAACATTGGTCCATGTGTCTGGAAATCTTGGAATCTCCTGGCAAATTCCAACTCAAGTTCTCTCATGTACATGGAAATGTTGGCTGTTCTGACTGAATTTCGAGTGGAGATCTCTCTCAAGTGTTTGAAATAGcgaaatgtcccaactttaactttaaatgcAAAAACTTTAAGCTTGGATGTGAATGACTTCCA
Coding sequences:
- the mfsd6a gene encoding major facilitator superfamily domain-containing protein 6-A — encoded protein: MPQDDRMAILADDEEEIKRNEALSDQFNHLHLEVQKREPDSQPPPEPGNPDPGQQNPVSSHEPGCCERSCLRVNHHLLVSKVFYFFFYAAYGSLHPLLAVYYKQLGMNPSQSGLLVGIRYFIEFCSAPFWGVVADRYKKGKVMLLFSVFCWLVFNSGIGFVKPAAMSCRLEIPDVTTVSPSVSPTNGTFTSTIESSNGTTEQKLATTLASTAASTKSSTVAPTVTSSNTKLPSNGTQTPNQATTKTTSASTVVSNHGTVAQTIASTNGNKSANNTRERRDLTEPFVVPSLLSTNQDSVYSSDHRFKRDATSNTSMTPTGRPSIAQSGTNFTTQTPSTTSILNSTIGNMSATSTSGPQKPITTPKPPTYVFEHNPDQVEAIFLLILLVVIIGEFFSAPAVTIVDTVTLQYLGAHRDRYGLQRMWGSLGWGLAMLSVGIWLDHTYLIYLIDGVVGCVLPEFKNYQIAFVIFSVLMVAALIAATQFEFDTRRSEELDRTESTQEFRYLELLQLLCGVRYSTVLFVAWFMGFGYGFVFTFLYWHLQDLNGTSTLFGVCSILSHVSELAAYFTSHKLIELVGHIRVLYIGLACNTARYLYISYLTNAWTVLPMEILQGVTHALVWAACISYLSAAVPPALRTSAQGILQGLHLGLGRGCGAMLGGVMVNYFGPAETFRGIGMTSLVILLLFAFIQSITEKDEHEENKMLAENIPVPSSPVPIATIDLVPNTGMGTPIVNQEPKPPFRKTRHQDELEDGTKPAWALSVSPWVTITFAIVQIKELIVIMKTQPLTESQPLQDRDDISPDSNAEEVFPRNNAQAEGLHSGTHALQDGVSFEAST